From a region of the Bacteroidia bacterium genome:
- a CDS encoding efflux RND transporter periplasmic adaptor subunit, giving the protein MKKYIILSLASLALLFSSCGNSSSSEHESEGEHHEEHENSNVATLTPAQMKSIGMELGVIEKKQLTASLKANGILKVPNQNKANATALLGGVIKSILVQTGNTISKGQVIATIANTSFISMQEEFLTISAKTVLAETEFTRQKELQQGNATALKTLQTAEAELKALKAQKSSLQKQLELVGINTENLSAENMQSVINITSPISGSVSNVIVNIGSFVDANTPIAEIVDNTQLHLDLYVYEKDLSKLSAGQTIHFTLTNNPGKEYDAKIYAISNTFEQNTKAIAVHATVEGDKSGLIDGMSITALVSLENATVDAVPTDAIVNFQGQDYIFVVTDKHTEEEHHKEGDGENHDEHGHKHDSDEKKDSTQVDEGEISFERIPVKKGTTDVGYSEITLLKEIPANSKVVVNGAFFILAKMNNKGEGHAH; this is encoded by the coding sequence ATGAAAAAGTATATCATCTTATCGCTCGCATCATTAGCCCTGCTCTTTTCATCCTGTGGAAATTCCTCCAGTTCTGAGCATGAATCTGAAGGAGAACATCACGAGGAACATGAAAACAGCAATGTAGCCACATTAACTCCGGCACAAATGAAATCCATAGGCATGGAGCTGGGTGTAATTGAAAAGAAGCAGCTCACCGCCTCGCTGAAAGCAAACGGAATTTTGAAAGTGCCTAATCAGAATAAGGCAAATGCAACTGCCTTGCTTGGAGGAGTTATAAAATCCATATTAGTGCAAACGGGAAATACCATTTCTAAAGGACAGGTGATTGCAACAATCGCAAACACTTCATTTATCTCGATGCAGGAGGAGTTTTTAACCATTTCAGCAAAAACAGTTTTAGCCGAAACAGAATTCACAAGGCAAAAAGAGTTACAGCAAGGCAACGCAACCGCCCTCAAAACCCTTCAGACTGCCGAAGCCGAATTAAAAGCATTGAAGGCACAAAAGTCTAGCTTGCAAAAGCAGTTGGAACTTGTTGGAATCAATACGGAAAATCTTAGCGCTGAAAATATGCAATCCGTAATAAACATAACAAGCCCCATCAGCGGCTCTGTAAGCAATGTCATAGTGAATATCGGAAGTTTTGTAGATGCCAACACTCCTATTGCGGAAATAGTGGATAATACACAGTTGCACCTTGACCTGTATGTGTACGAAAAGGATTTGAGCAAACTTTCCGCAGGACAAACCATTCATTTTACTCTAACTAACAACCCCGGCAAGGAATACGATGCCAAGATATACGCTATCAGCAACACTTTTGAGCAAAATACAAAAGCCATTGCAGTACACGCTACCGTTGAAGGAGACAAGTCCGGTTTGATTGACGGAATGAGCATTACTGCATTAGTCAGTCTCGAAAACGCGACTGTTGATGCAGTTCCGACAGATGCTATCGTGAATTTTCAGGGGCAGGATTATATTTTTGTTGTTACGGATAAGCATACAGAGGAAGAACACCACAAAGAAGGAGATGGGGAAAATCATGATGAGCATGGTCATAAACACGATTCGGATGAAAAAAAGGACAGCACACAAGTTGATGAAGGAGAAATATCTTTTGAGCGCATTCCTGTAAAGAAAGGGACAACGGATGTTGGGTATTCTGAAATCACCTTGCTCAAAGAAATTCCTGCAAACAGCAAAGTGGTTGTAAATGGGGCGTTTTTCATCTTAGCCAAAATGAATAATAAAGGTGAAGGTCATGCACATTAA
- the cadA gene encoding cadmium-translocating P-type ATPase, whose translation MINTDPNHKHTYNAQGKMICCTLEEKINAKTEHTHEGHDHGTAKSMVWKEYLPAVVSFILLTAGIILDNFIKPYFFQNKIPLIWYLIAYIPVGFPVMRDAVKAIAKGEFFTEFLLMSIATIGAFFIGEYPEGVAVMLFYAVGELVQSAAVNRAKRSIKALLDIRPDKATVLRNDTLTEVSPETVKVGEIIQIKAGEKAALDGIMQSAGSSFNTAALTGESKPDTIRQGETVLAGMINLEKVVEIKVSKVFSESSLARILELVQNAAQRKAPTEQFIRKFAKIYTPIVVFLAIGLTFLPYLFVSEYIFNDWLYRALIFLVISCPCALVISIPLGYFGGIGAASRNGILFKGSNYLDLITKVNTLVADKTGTLTKGVFKVQKVAVANDFDEKKFVYLTAALESKSSHPIAKAITEYAGEDYKKISVQDIEEIAGHGLKGKADGMEILAGNHKLLDKFNILYTLNPKNIVDTIVMVAINGQYKGFITVADELKEDAKKAIDDLHHIGVSNVIVLSGDKNSVTQKIASQLNIDTAFGELLPEQKVAKVEELKQDKSRIIAFAGDGINDAPVLALSDVGIAMGALGSDAAIETADVVIQTDEPSKIATAIKIGKATNKIVWQNIGLAFGVKVIVLALGAGGIATMWEAVFADVGVALLAILNAVRIQKMKF comes from the coding sequence ATGATTAATACAGACCCCAATCATAAACATACCTACAATGCTCAAGGCAAAATGATTTGTTGCACACTGGAAGAGAAAATAAATGCAAAAACCGAACATACCCACGAGGGGCATGATCACGGAACGGCAAAATCTATGGTTTGGAAGGAATATCTTCCTGCGGTTGTAAGTTTTATTTTGCTGACTGCTGGAATTATACTTGATAATTTCATTAAACCATACTTCTTTCAAAATAAAATCCCCCTGATTTGGTATTTGATCGCCTACATCCCTGTTGGGTTTCCTGTAATGAGAGATGCTGTAAAAGCCATTGCCAAAGGGGAATTTTTCACGGAATTTCTTCTGATGAGTATTGCAACAATCGGGGCATTTTTTATCGGGGAATATCCTGAAGGCGTTGCGGTAATGCTTTTCTATGCTGTTGGTGAATTAGTGCAATCAGCAGCGGTAAACCGAGCCAAGCGCAGCATAAAAGCATTGCTCGACATACGCCCGGATAAAGCGACTGTTTTGCGAAACGACACATTAACCGAGGTCAGTCCCGAAACGGTAAAGGTGGGGGAAATCATACAGATAAAAGCAGGTGAAAAAGCAGCATTAGATGGTATAATGCAATCGGCAGGAAGTTCCTTTAACACTGCTGCCCTCACAGGGGAAAGCAAGCCGGACACCATCAGGCAGGGAGAAACTGTTCTTGCGGGAATGATTAATCTTGAAAAAGTTGTTGAAATAAAAGTTTCAAAAGTGTTTTCTGAAAGTTCTCTTGCACGAATACTCGAATTGGTGCAAAATGCTGCACAACGCAAAGCCCCCACCGAGCAGTTCATCCGCAAGTTTGCAAAAATATACACTCCCATCGTTGTCTTTCTTGCCATAGGATTAACCTTCTTGCCTTATTTATTTGTTTCGGAATATATATTTAATGACTGGCTTTATCGGGCATTGATATTTCTCGTTATCTCCTGTCCCTGCGCTTTGGTAATTTCCATTCCGCTCGGTTATTTTGGCGGCATAGGAGCTGCTTCCCGAAATGGAATTTTATTTAAAGGAAGCAACTATCTTGACCTCATTACAAAGGTGAATACCCTTGTTGCTGATAAAACAGGAACACTTACCAAAGGCGTATTCAAAGTGCAAAAAGTGGCGGTAGCGAATGATTTTGATGAGAAGAAGTTTGTCTATCTCACGGCTGCTCTTGAATCAAAATCCTCCCATCCTATTGCTAAAGCAATAACAGAATATGCAGGTGAAGACTATAAAAAAATATCTGTTCAGGATATTGAAGAAATTGCTGGGCATGGATTAAAGGGAAAAGCAGACGGCATGGAAATTCTAGCGGGCAATCACAAGCTGCTCGACAAGTTCAACATTCTATATACCCTCAACCCTAAAAATATTGTAGATACGATTGTAATGGTTGCCATTAACGGACAATACAAGGGATTTATCACAGTTGCCGATGAATTAAAGGAGGACGCAAAAAAGGCTATTGATGACCTCCATCATATTGGGGTTAGTAATGTCATTGTACTTTCAGGGGATAAAAATTCCGTAACGCAAAAAATCGCTTCCCAGTTAAACATTGATACCGCTTTTGGCGAATTGTTGCCTGAGCAAAAAGTTGCGAAAGTAGAGGAGCTAAAGCAAGATAAGAGTAGGATTATTGCCTTTGCAGGTGATGGAATTAACGATGCCCCCGTACTTGCTCTGAGTGATGTTGGGATTGCAATGGGGGCATTAGGAAGTGATGCTGCCATTGAAACAGCCGATGTTGTAATACAAACCGATGAGCCGTCAAAGATTGCCACAGCAATTAAAATCGGGAAAGCAACTAACAAAATTGTATGGCAGAACATAGGGCTTGCTTTTGGAGTTAAAGTAATTGTGCTTGCTCTTGGAGCGGGTGGCATAGCAACCATGTGGGAAGCGGTGTTTGCTGATGTGGGAGTGGCTTTGCTGGCGATATTGAATGCAGTGAGAATTCAGAAAATGAAATTCTAA
- a CDS encoding T9SS type A sorting domain-containing protein — translation MKSQILLIGFCVTMFCKILPLKAQQLFQSNQLYEIANTENKANAFKINPTPQNLITDYKINYHLCRWQVDPAINYIKGAITTYFNPQAAGFDTILFNMSDSLVVDSIKYHSSSLSFSQSANVLSIPLPSTVGINVQDSITVFYQGIPPSTGFGSFVTNNHNGTPILWTLSEPYGASDWWPCKNGLTDKIDSIDIIITTPSLYRAASNGVLVSEMLNGPDKIYQWKHRYPIATYLVCMAVTNYVQYTHVVPFGTSNTTVLNYVYPEDSAAVVNQTPVIIPIMQLFDTLFGVYPFVDEKYGHCQNGWGGAMEHQTFTFTGAFGFELLAHELAHHWFGNKITCGSWEDIWLNEGFATYLSGLCYEHIAPAWWMAFKSGRINNITSLPDGSVWCDDTTDVNRIFSGRLTYAKGGMILHQLRWVIGDSAFFAGMNNYLNDTTLAYNFAYTPNFKAHMEAASGQNLTWYFSDWYWGQGFPSYQIQWSQVGNIITLTVNQTQSHLSVSFFELSLPIQLKNQTQDTIVRLNHTFSGETFTLNIPFTVDSIKLDPDLWLISANNTITSVNENEFLNNISIYPNPTNSYLQIKLSLPQDKMLIQFFDETGKKVKEVNADRKGELTINIEDLCCGVYFIRFSGENKTFTRRIVIE, via the coding sequence ATGAAAAGCCAAATTTTACTCATTGGATTTTGCGTGACAATGTTCTGTAAAATCCTTCCCTTAAAGGCGCAGCAATTATTCCAGAGCAATCAACTCTATGAAATTGCGAATACCGAAAATAAAGCAAACGCTTTTAAGATAAATCCTACTCCGCAGAATTTGATTACGGATTACAAAATCAACTATCATCTCTGTCGTTGGCAAGTTGACCCGGCAATAAATTACATAAAGGGAGCAATCACAACTTATTTCAATCCGCAGGCAGCTGGGTTTGACACTATTCTTTTCAACATGAGCGATTCATTGGTTGTAGATTCGATAAAATACCACAGTAGTTCCCTTTCATTTTCTCAATCTGCCAATGTACTTTCCATTCCGCTTCCTTCCACAGTAGGAATAAATGTGCAGGATTCCATAACCGTTTTTTATCAGGGCATTCCTCCAAGCACAGGGTTTGGTTCATTTGTAACAAACAATCACAACGGCACCCCTATACTCTGGACACTATCTGAACCTTACGGAGCAAGCGACTGGTGGCCCTGCAAAAATGGCTTGACCGATAAAATTGATTCCATTGATATTATCATCACTACTCCTTCCCTGTATCGCGCTGCAAGTAATGGAGTATTGGTGAGTGAAATGCTAAATGGACCCGATAAGATTTACCAATGGAAACACCGTTACCCGATTGCAACTTATTTAGTTTGCATGGCAGTTACAAACTATGTCCAATACACTCATGTTGTTCCTTTCGGCACTTCAAATACTACTGTCCTGAATTATGTATATCCTGAAGATTCTGCTGCCGTTGTAAATCAAACCCCCGTCATTATACCGATTATGCAGTTGTTCGATACACTATTCGGAGTATATCCCTTTGTTGATGAAAAATACGGTCACTGTCAGAATGGCTGGGGCGGAGCAATGGAACACCAGACATTCACTTTCACCGGGGCATTCGGCTTTGAGCTTTTGGCGCATGAACTCGCCCATCATTGGTTCGGAAATAAAATCACCTGCGGCTCATGGGAAGATATTTGGCTCAATGAAGGGTTTGCAACCTACCTGTCAGGGCTATGCTACGAACATATTGCTCCTGCATGGTGGATGGCATTCAAAAGCGGAAGGATAAATAACATCACCAGTTTACCCGATGGTTCTGTATGGTGCGATGATACAACCGATGTGAACAGAATTTTCAGTGGTCGGCTCACCTATGCCAAAGGCGGAATGATTCTTCATCAGTTGAGATGGGTGATTGGCGACAGTGCATTTTTTGCAGGCATGAATAATTACCTGAACGATACGACTCTCGCATACAATTTTGCTTATACTCCGAACTTTAAGGCGCACATGGAAGCAGCAAGTGGACAAAACCTCACATGGTATTTTAGCGATTGGTATTGGGGGCAGGGATTTCCTTCCTATCAAATCCAATGGTCGCAAGTCGGTAATATCATTACGCTTACCGTCAACCAAACGCAATCCCATCTATCTGTGTCATTTTTTGAATTGTCGCTTCCGATTCAATTAAAAAACCAAACACAGGATACCATTGTCCGGCTGAATCATACTTTTTCGGGGGAAACCTTCACCCTCAATATTCCGTTCACAGTTGATTCCATAAAATTAGACCCCGACCTATGGCTCATTTCAGCCAACAATACGATAACATCGGTAAATGAAAATGAATTTTTGAACAACATTTCTATTTACCCAAATCCCACAAATAGTTATTTGCAAATCAAATTGTCTCTACCTCAAGACAAAATGCTCATACAGTTTTTTGATGAGACAGGGAAGAAAGTAAAAGAAGTTAACGCAGACAGAAAAGGAGAATTAACTATAAATATTGAAGACCTCTGTTGCGGAGTCTATTTTATTCGATTTTCTGGTGAGAATAAAACATTTACAAGAAGAATTGTTATTGAATAA